One Saccharomyces kudriavzevii IFO 1802 strain IFO1802 genome assembly, chromosome: 7 DNA segment encodes these proteins:
- the SKDI07G0720 gene encoding uncharacterized protein (similar to Saccharomyces cerevisiae YGL194C-A; ancestral locus Anc_8.154), whose protein sequence is MSKEENTFVKPLKITALSLLIILIINISYRLILKRYLRSAVIWGLGIANADHNDIMWWQSSPLLERWIWRMIDNYESMYE, encoded by the coding sequence ATGTCCAAGGAGGAGAATACTTTTGTCAAACCATTAAAAATCACCGCCTTGAGCCTATTGATAATCCTCATAATAAACATTTCATATAGGTTGATTCTGAAACGCTATTTAAGATCGGCAGTCATTTGGGGTTTAGGAATCGCCAATGCAGATCACAATGATATAATGTGGTGGCAATCCTCACCACTACTGGAGCGCTGGATATGGCGAATGATAGACAATTATGAATCCATGTATGAATGA
- the HOS2 gene encoding histone deacetylase HOS2 (similar to Saccharomyces cerevisiae HOS2 (YGL194C); ancestral locus Anc_8.153), whose protein sequence is MSGTFCYDVKTKENQSSFEFNSAYSPRVSYHFNPKVSHYHYGVKHPMKPFRLMLTDHLVSSYGLHKIMDLYETRSATRDELLEFHSEDYINFLSKVSPDNSNKLPRGTLENFNIGDDCPIFQNLYDYTTLYTGASLDATRKLINNQSDIAINWSGGLHHAKKNSPSGFCYVNDIVLSILNLLRYHPRILYIDIDLHHGDGVQEAFYTTDRVFTLSFHKYNGEFFPGTGDLTEIGCDKGKHFALNVPLEDGIDDDSYINLFKSIVDPLIMTFKPTLIVQQCGADSLGHDRLGCFNLNIKAHGECVKFVKSFGLPMLVVGGGGYTPRNVSRLWTYETGILNDVLLPEDIPENIPFRDSFGPDYSLYPVLDDLYENKNSKKLLEDIRIRCLENIRYLQGAPSVRMDAECIPTQDISALTEEEDKIIQEMNEENEIYNSTRLGQIEKENTGLVAFS, encoded by the coding sequence ATGTCTGGAACATTTTGTTATGATGTGAAGACCAAAGAGAACCAATCATCATTTGAGTTTAATTCTGCTTATTCTCCAAGGGTATCATATCACTTCAATCCCAAAGTCTCGCATTATCATTATGGTGTGAAGCATCCAATGAAACCGTTTCGGTTAATGCTGACGGACCACTTAGTTTCCTCTTATGGATTACACAAAATCATGGACCTCTACGAAACAAGAAGCGCTACTAGGGACGAATTACTAGAATTCCATTCGGAAGACTATATCAATTTCCTTTCCAAGGTTTCGCCAGACAATTCAAACAAATTGCCCAGAGGCACGCTGGAGAATTTCAATATCGGAGATGACTGCCctattttccaaaatttatACGATTATACAACTTTATACACTGGTGCGAGTCTTGATGCCACTAGGAAATTAATCAATAATCAATCTGACATCGCGATAAACTGGTCTGGCGGTCTTCATCacgcaaagaaaaatagtCCCTCCGGATTTTGCTACGTTAACGATATTGTGCTCTCCATCTTAAATCTATTAAGGTATCATCCACGAATCCTTTACATTGATATCGATCTGCATCACGGTGATGGCGTACAGGAAGCATTTTATACCACAGACAGGGTATTCACATTGTCGTTTCATAAATACAACggtgaattttttccaggAACCGGCGACTTGACAGAAATTGGCTGCGATAAAGGAAAACACTTCGCATTAAACGTACCATTGGAAGATGGCATAGACGACGATTCGTACATAAACCTTTTCAAGTCCATTGTAGATCCTCTAATAATGACTTTCAAACCAACACTTATTGTTCAACAATGTGGTGCGGACTCCTTAGGTCATGATCGCTTAGGATGCTTCAATTTGAATATAAAGGCTCACGGGGAATGTGTGAAGTTTGTAAAATCATTTGGTTTACCAATGCTAGTAGTAGGCGGTGGAGGTTATACACCAAGAAATGTTTCACGCCTTTGGACTTACGAGACGGGAATCTTAAATGATGTCTTACTACCCGAGGATATCCCAGAAAATATCCCATTCAGGGACTCATTTGGGCCAGATTATTCGCTATATCCTGTTTTGGATGACTTAtacgaaaataaaaacagcAAGAAACTTTTGGAAGACATCAGAATACGATGTCTAGAAAATATCAGATATTTACAGGGCGCACCCAGCGTAAGAATGGATGCTGAGTGCATACCAACGCAAGATATAAGCGCCCTGACAGAAGAGGAGGACAAAATCATTCAAGAGATGaacgaagaaaatgaaatatataACTCAACTAGACTCGGGCagattgaaaaggaaaatacTGGGCttgttgctttttcatAA
- the IME4 gene encoding mRNA (N6-adenosine)-methyltransferase (similar to Saccharomyces cerevisiae IME4 (YGL192W); ancestral locus Anc_8.152), with protein sequence MINDKLVYFLIQNYDDILRAPLSGQLKDVYSLYSSGGYDNFVEELSNGQKLLHFEEFWNDLQDIIFATPKSIQFEQNLLVAEGPEKIVFLDTFSLKILYNKFHPFHYALKLPSSSFDEKVSNARTTQIDSNENQLLGRLFDVLNWDENVTNQGLPREQLSNRLQDLLRDKPSSFQLAKERAKYTTKVIEYIPICSEHSHASLLSTSVYIVNNKIVSLQWSKISACQENHPGFIECIQSKIHFIPNIKPQTDISLGDCSYLDTCHKLNTCRYVHYLQYIPSCLQERADLDIAAQNKEIESNVPIPFYTLGNCSAHSIKKALPAQWIRCDVRKFDFKILGKFSVVIADPAWNIHMNLPYGTCNDIELLGLPLHELQDEGIIFLWVTGRAIELGKESLNNWGYNVINEVSWIKTNQLGRTIVTGRTGHWLNHSKEHLLVGLKGSPKWINKHIDIDLIVSMTRETSRKPDELYGIAERLAGTHARKLEIFGRDHNTRPGWFTIGNQLTGNCIYEMDVERKYQDFMKNHNSSGNNSSRKSDKKSNSKIQQQHQQQQQHQYWNNMGNSKYYTNNKQNIINKKQTAFDSKHQQQHQQQQFQTLNNLYFAQ encoded by the coding sequence ATGATTAACGATAAATTGGTATATTTCTTGATCCAGAATTATGATGATATCCTGAGAGCGCCGCTGTCTGGACAACTCAAAGACGTGTATTCACTATATTCTAGTGGCGGTTATGATAATTTCGTGGAGGAATTAAGTAATGGTCAGAAATTATTGCATTTTGAAGAGTTTTGGAATGACCTTCAAGACATTATATTCGCAACGCCAAAATCCATCCAGTTCGAGCAGAATCTACTGGTGGCAGAAGGGCCTGAAAAGattgttttcttggatACTTTTTCCCTTAAAATCCTCTATAATAAATTTCACCCTTTTCACTATGCATTGAAATTGCCCAGTTCttcatttgatgaaaaagtgTCGAATGCAAGGACAACACAGATAGATTCGAATGAAAATCAGCTGCTAGGTAGGCTATTCGATGTGTTAAACTGGGACGAAAACGTTACTAACCAGGGATTACCGCGTGAACAACTGAGCAATCGCTTACAGGATTTATTACGGGATAAACCATCTTCTTTCCAGCTCGCTAAAGAAAGGGCTAAGTACACGACCAAAGTCATTGAGTACATTCCCATATGTAGCGAACACTCACATGCGTCGCTACTGTCCACTTCAGTCTACATTGTCAATAACAAAATCGTTTCGTTACAATGGTCGAAAATATCGGCATGCCAAGAGAATCATCCAGGTTTTATTGAATGTattcaatcaaaaattcatttcattCCCAATATCAAACCGCAAACTGATATCTCTTTAGGAGACTGTTCGTATTTGGACACCTGCCACAAATTGAATACGTGTCGGTACGTTCATTATCTGCAATATATTCCATCATGTTTACAAGAGCGTGCTGATCTTGACATTGCGGCccaaaacaaagaaatagaGTCGAATGTCCCTATACCATTCTATACTCTAGGAAATTGCTCTGCACATTCGATCAAGAAGGCTTTACCTGCACAGTGGATTCGTTGCGATGTTCGAAAGTTCGATTTTAAAATCCTGGGGAAATTCTCCGTAGTCATTGCAGACCCTGCATGGAATATCCACATGAATCTGCCATACGGCACCTGCAATGATATTGAGCTCCTAGGCTTGCCCTTACATGAATTGCAAGACGAAGGAATTATTTTTCTATGGGTGACAGGTAGAGCTATCGAATTGGGAAAGGAGTCCTTGAATAACTGGGGGTACAACGTAATAAACGAAGTCTCGTGGATAAAAACAAACCAATTGGGTAGGACAATTGTTACAGGTCGTACGGGGCATTGGCTGAATCATTCTAAGGAGCATTTATTGGTAGGCTTGAAAGGCTCCCCGAAATGGATCAACAAGCATATCGACATCGATCTGATTGTATCAATGACCAGAGAGACCAGCAGGAAGCCTGATGAATTGTACGGTATAGCTGAACGGTTGGCGGGGACACATGCCAGGAAATTGGAGATATTTGGAAGGGATCACAATACTCGACCAGGCTGGTTTACCATTGGGAACCAACTTACAGGAAATTGCATATATGAAATGGATGTTGAAAGGAAGTACCAGGACTTCATGAAAAACCATAACAGCAGCGGCAATAACAGTAGCAGAAAGAGCGACAAAAAGTCCAACTCAAAAATacagcagcagcatcagcagcagcagcagcatcaGTATTGGAATAATATGGGCAACAGTAAGTATTATACGAACAATAAGCAGaatattatcaacaaaaagCAAACTGCCTTTGACTCCAAACACCAACAACAAcaccaacaacaacaatttcaaacaCTAAATAACCTATATTTTGCTCAGTAA
- the COX13 gene encoding cytochrome c oxidase subunit VIa (similar to Saccharomyces cerevisiae COX13 (YGL191W); ancestral locus Anc_8.151): MFRQCAKRYASTLPPNALKPAFGPPDKVAAQKFKESLMATEKHANDTSNMWVKISMWVALPAIALTAVNTYFIEKEHADHREHLKHVPDSEWPRDYEFMNIRSKPFFWGDGDKTTFWNPVVNRHIEHDD, translated from the coding sequence ATGTTTAGACAATGTGCTAAAAGATACGCTTCTACATTACCCCCAAATGCTTTGAAGCCTGCGTTTGGGCCACCAGATAAAGTGGCTGCTCAAAAATTTAAAGAATCATTAATGGCTACTGAAAAGCATGCTAATGACACGTCTAATATGTGGGTTAAGATCTCAATGTGGGTCGCTTTACCAGCCATCGCTTTAACTGCCGTGAACActtattttattgaaaaggaacaCGCCGATCACCGTGAACATTTAAAACATGTTCCTGATTCCGAATGGCCAAGAGACTACGAATTTATGAATATCAGATCCaaaccatttttttggggTGACGGTGACAAGACTACATTCTGGAATCCCGTTGTTAACAGACACATCGAGCATGATGATTGA